The DNA sequence TCATGCAAGCCTGAAGTCCGTAGAGCAGCAGCTTTGTTTAATGCAGTATAATGCAGTAGCTTTAAATTACTGTTACCTCTTTTCATTCCAGATCATTAGCTGTTGGTACCAAGTCTGGGTACAAGTTTTTCTCCTTGTCATCCGTCGACAAATTGGAACAGATATATGAATGTAgtaagtcattatttttgtattaatgttGAACCATCTTAAAAAAACCTATACTTAACCACATGTAAATATGCACATCACATGTAGTGTGGGTACTTGTAACTTTGTCTGGTTTCGGTTCATGGAGGGGGTTGATAATGTCTTTCTGCTCTCTCTGGAACGCAGAGATAATCAGGGACATAGGAGTGATTTGAAAAGTGTGTGTGGGGCagggtttttttggggggtggggcaCACTGTGGGTCCTTTTGGAAGAAGTTCTTGTCTTTGATGCTTAATGGACAATTTATCGTTCTGGTCATGCTAATGTACACAATATAGTAAAAGGTATGATGCATAACACCTGTTTACCTAGCTACTGTGTATAAGACAGTATTTTTTACATGTGAGGGACTACAGTGGAAGAATGGCActaaattaatttgcttaaaggtgcactcagaaattTCTATGCATGAagttttggacttacactgacacctagaagcatggatacagcatcattcaatcacaatattttcagttatcgatgctattgtagaaattcactattcacagtcagccatgaataATTTAATGAGTGAACATgttcaataacagggtggttactgagattaagctatTAGTTTTCAGCTGGTTATGTGATCCAACATGGCcgccccatgaggggaccctctccatctaaaaaacaaaaaaacagctttataaggttactgatatgattggagtattcatctcatgtgagtgctcttgattttatacatatgttcaaaatgacaattcttttcttaaggagtacaactttttttaaaaaggaaaaaagtgcacctttaattaaaaatgtttaattatgtaCTGTAGTagctttaataaaagcaaaaaggcaCTCAAGGGGGCATGCTACTATAGTCACAGTTAAAATGGTTGCAGGCACTCCACTGAAAATTGTGTCCAAGAAAGCCTTTTAGCCTTGACTACATTCACAATATAGAATGAGTTCTCATACCTTATTgtgtgatataaaaaaataaagttggtGGGACAGGTGTAAAAGTGTTGTGGAAGTTGTTAGTTATGCCATTTGCTATGCCCCTGAAATCCATTATAAATGCTTGCATGACATAAGTTGGTACCTTTATCTTTCTAGtatgaaaaacattttatttccatGCATTTCTGCTCAGCTGACACCGAAGATGTGTGCATTGTGGAGAGACTGTTCTCCAGCAGCCTTGTCGCTATTGTCAGCCTTAAGGCACCTAGGAAACTGAAAGTCTGTCATTTCAAGAAAGGGACGGAGATATGCAACTACAGTTACTCAAACACTATACTGGCTGTGAAACTAAACAGACAGGTGAGTCAgttatgtgtgttcatgtgagcaGTGAGTGTGTTCTGTGACTCATGGTTACTCCATTGTGCTTATTttattatctgagaatgttgcaCGATTATTTTATTTTCGCAGAGACTGATAGTGTGTTTAGAGGAGTCACTCTATATCCACAACATTAGGGATATGAAAGTACTACATACCATTCGAGAGACCCCTCCAAATCCTTCAGGTTGGTTTTCTTGCCAGACATTTTTGTGTAGAAACAGATGCTAGAggtactttcttttttttcagctGTTGTGGTGGTCTATTTATGTTTGGGGAAGTGAAAGCAGAGGTTTAGAAGTGATGTGGCAACTCGTAAATAACGATCCTGTTGTTATTAGTTATAGGGTGGGTAACGGGTCgtacagatgttttattttttatcagtaaTATGTCATTTAATGTTTATAGGACTATGTTCCCTGTCAATAAGTAATGATAACTGCTACTTGGCCTATCCGGGAAGTGCAACAATTGGGGAGGTACAAGTTTTTGACACGGTTAACCTGGTAGGTGCTGTTTAGCTTTACTTTTTGCCATAATTATGGTTTTCAGGAATGGTGTTGGAGTAAgttaatgtgtatgtgtgtaatattCCTCCTCAGAGGGCAGCAAACATGATCCCTGCCCATGATAGCCCACTAGCAGCACTGGCATTTGATGCAAGCGGCACTAAATTGGCCACAGCCTCTGAGAAGGTAGAGCTGTgcgtgtatgtttttttttttttttttttaaagcaaccaTTTAGAGTAGCACATATTAGGCTGGGCAAAATATTGAGTATTCAAAATCTATGTGCAGTTTTGCTGGTAATATAAaataccttttatttagtatCAAGTTTCTTAAAGGCAATGTAATTAGACTTGCGAGTAAGTGTTAAGCGTTAATGTTTTAACAGCGTCGTTCTTAAACTTCAGTTGCACAAATGGTGTAAGAGTTTgccagttaattttttttttcatcaattcatCCAGAAACTGTCCATTTCAATAAACCATTTCCAAACTCTGAAGTGTTTATATCTATCTAGGTAATTATTGCTTATTATTACTACTCAGTGTTTCATGGCTGCATATAAGTAAATTGTACAATGTTATTCTTGCTTATTAAAGACTGTCTTTGTAAGgattttagttgttgttttttaacctattatcatattttaatatattttaaccatgaaaatagccatagaagcttgCATGGCgttaaaaacaaacacttttttttttatcccccttttctcccaatttggaatgcccaattcccactacttagtaggtcattgtggtggcgtggttactcacctcaatccaggtggcggaggacaagtctcggttgcctccgcttctgagactgtcaatccgcgcatcttatcatgtggcccGCTGTGTATGCCACCGCGgtgactcccagcatgtggaggttcatgctactctctgcgatccacgcacaacttaccacgtgccccactgagagcgagaaccactaatcgcaaccacgaggaggttaccccatgtgactctacactccctagcatccgggccaatttggctgcttaggagacctggctggagtcactcacgattcgaactcgcaattcgaacccgtgactccaggggtggtagtcaatacttgctgagctacccaggccccctacaaaCACTATTCTTGTTTGTATTCATTTTGTGAAAAACACTGTGGAAATCATCTTCTTGATCAACTTTAAGcagatttttacataattttactATTTGTATTAAACTACTTTTTTGTATATAACACCCAGCTCTTGTGCATTGTTtggtttaaaatacattttaaacattttaaggtGCTAAATTATGGATTAATAATTGATTTAGGATGTTACAACaattgttcaaaccttgttttctTGGTATTATTTTTTAGGGCACCGTAATCCGAGTGTTCTCCATCCCAGAGGGCCAAAAGCTGTTTGAGTTTAGGAGGGGAGTAAAAAGGTAGTTAATTATATTACTGTAAATTCTGTCTAGTTGTATTGATTAAAATAGCCAGAGAAATAAATGTACCTTAAGCACACAGAATGTAAACAGAACTCATTGCATTATTTTTCCTTGACAGATGTGTAAGCATCTGCTCTCTTGCCTTCAGTATGGAGGGACTCTATCTATCTGCCTCAAGCAACACGGAGACAGTTCATATTTTTAAGTTGGAGACGCAGCGAGAGAAGTCAGTGTAACAAATCCCACTAAAATGGGTGGTTTTTCAAAGCTTGATGATTTAAAGTCTTGTTTCAACATGAACAAGGCCTCATCTGATAACAGATTTTTAAGCTACACTAACAAGCCAAACCATTTGGAGCATAGCTttctgtttcatttttgtttttcggAATcttatcatgatttcaaactcactTTTACCATCATAGGCCTCAAGAGGAACCCACTACTTGGACGGGATACTTTGGGAAAGTATTGATGGCCTCCACAACGTATCTGCCTGCACATGTGACAGAGATGTTCACTCAAGGAAGGGCGTTCGCTACAGTCAGATTGCCCTTTTCAGGTCACAAGAATATCTGTGCTTTGGCCATGTGAGCAAACCATTCTGAATGATCCCACTGCATGTTTTTTGAAGGCTAGATATGGTTTCTGTATTGTAGAGTTGCTATCAGAGTGGATGTATATCTGATTATTTTGCTTGTGATTGCTCTTTGATTTTCTAGAATCCAAAAGATCCCACGCCTTCTGGTGGCTGCAGCGGATGGTTATCTTTACCTGTACAATCTGGACCCACAGGAAGGAGGAGAGTGCACGCTAATGAAACAACATAAGTGAGAGATCCACTGTTACCATGTTAAAATCATCATACCATTAGTCTGAGCCTCTTTTTCATAAAAGACAGGTCATGGAAAACGATACATAAT is a window from the Myxocyprinus asiaticus isolate MX2 ecotype Aquarium Trade chromosome 13, UBuf_Myxa_2, whole genome shotgun sequence genome containing:
- the LOC127450192 gene encoding WD repeat domain phosphoinositide-interacting protein 2, which translates into the protein MNLASQSGEAGCSQLLFANFNQDNTSLAVGTKSGYKFFSLSSVDKLEQIYECTDTEDVCIVERLFSSSLVAIVSLKAPRKLKVCHFKKGTEICNYSYSNTILAVKLNRQRLIVCLEESLYIHNIRDMKVLHTIRETPPNPSGLCSLSISNDNCYLAYPGSATIGEVQVFDTVNLRAANMIPAHDSPLAALAFDASGTKLATASEKGTVIRVFSIPEGQKLFEFRRGVKRCVSICSLAFSMEGLYLSASSNTETVHIFKLETQREKPQEEPTTWTGYFGKVLMASTTYLPAHVTEMFTQGRAFATVRLPFSGHKNICALAIIQKIPRLLVAAADGYLYLYNLDPQEGGECTLMKQHKLDGSAEPANEILEQTAHDRPLVAQTYSAAVAKGYSEDQGAVGGAGVEDDMNTLHLDEENEQPPLILETD